From one Montipora capricornis isolate CH-2021 chromosome 10, ASM3666992v2, whole genome shotgun sequence genomic stretch:
- the LOC138019479 gene encoding uncharacterized protein, with protein MFSGDQKRSLTSEIADDTTKKNEFEERRLQKKLRELDELSLKQRKKRREEQLEYALGNLSLDNMASFNSLTRKVLQSGFLPPINHNPSKSTSDADRRCSGTDVLVERLRGSRMIQGYNEGHGRRPRNLTSTLSTGSWQISRFENPKSLTESGSNKLVHHSDLAEKQVVRHRSKSEGEILVSKFPARRQDEGSRKGFISTERKIQHRSVSEAIEYKLKMRELSRAKSSPINS; from the coding sequence ATGTTCTCTGGAGACCAAAAACGTTCCCTGACGAGCGAAATAGCGGATGACACTACAAAGAAAAACGAATTTGAAGAGAGACGACTGCAGAAAAAACTTCGAGAGCTAGATGAACTCTCTTTGAAACAACGAAAGAAACGAAGGGAAGAACAATTGGAATATGCTTTGGGAAATCTCTCCCTGGACAATATGGCCTCTTTTAACAGCTTGACAAGAAAGGTTTTACAATCAGGCTTTCTCCCTCCAATTAACCACAACCCAAGCAAAAGTACCAGCGATGCAGACCGTCGATGCAGTGGGACCGACGTATTAGTAGAAAGACTTAGAGGTTCAAGGATGATCCAAGGGTACAACGAAGGACACGGAAGAAGACCACGAAACTTGACAAGTACACTGTCTACTGGTTCTTGGCAAATTTCACGTTTTGAAAATCCAAAAAGCTTAACGGAATCAGGAAGTAATAAACTTGTTCATCATTCGGATTTGGCGGAGAAGCAAGTTGTCAGGCATAGAAGCAAGAGTGAAGGCGAGATTTTAGTAAGCAAATTTCCTGCTCGGAGACAAGATGAGGGTTCGAGAAAAGGATTCATTTCAACTGAGCGGAAAATTCAACACCGTTCCGTTAGCGAGGCTATTGAATACAAACTAAAAATGAGAGAATTATCCCGTGCTAAATCTTCTCCCATCAATAGCTGA